One window of Mauremys reevesii isolate NIE-2019 linkage group 4, ASM1616193v1, whole genome shotgun sequence genomic DNA carries:
- the LOC120403336 gene encoding uncharacterized protein LOC120403336, with protein MAGKYQSGAGVPREREEEQAEFHTLVQEFLKCFLGNHVYPEQREQQRRERQCQLVRALVSRIVARVHEWNVQLFTGEAILVGSQAQDLHVQTESSSSDYDFLVPIRYNTNLILMGSLYSKLYTPKGLLPVWESLKPGVPVYRWGNKVVVDYNKLIMRDLLERKTVDIDLTEEDIKTINDRQLRLWKSSVDPYSVMTALWECVQKALTEGKFLWEY; from the exons ATGGCTGGCAAGTACCagagtggggcaggagtgccaagggaaagggaggaggaacaGGCTGAGTTTCATACACTTGTCCAGGAGTTCCTGAAATGCTTCTTGGGGAACCATGTGTATCCCGAGCAAAGGGAACAGCAGAGAAGGGAGCGGCAGTGCCAGCTGGTGCGAGCTCTGGTCAGCAGGATCGTGGCTCGCGTGCATGAGTGGAATGTGCAGCTGTTCACGGGGGAAGCCATCCTGGTGGGCAGCCAAGCCCAGGACCTCCACGTCCAGACAGAGTCCAGCAGCAGCGACTACGACTTCCTGGTCCCCATCCGGTACAACACGAACCTAATCCTTATGGGCAGCCTGTACAGCAAACTGTACACCCCAAAAGGTCTTCTGCCTGTCTGGGAGAGCTTGAAGCCCGGGGTGCCGGTGTACCGCTGGGGGAACAAGGTGGTGGTGGATTATAACAAGCTGATAATGAGAGATCTCTTGGAGAGGAAGACAGTAGACATTGACCTCACAGAGGAAGACATAAAAACAATAAATGACCGGCAG CTACGGCTTTGGAAGAGTAGTGTTGATCCATATAGTGTAATGACAGCATTGTGGGAGTGTGTCCAGAAAGCTCTGACTGAAGGTAAGTTTCTTTGGGAATATTAA